In Deinococcus aestuarii, the genomic window GGTCGCCGCGCCGCCGCCCAGCCCCACGACCGCCCCGTCGCGCGGGAGGTTGGCCTGGGCCAATGTTGAAAGCACCCCCGAGAAGACCTCCAGCGTCTTGCAGTCGTCGCGGGCGGGGACGGGGACGGTCACGGTCGGGGAGAAGGCCACCTGTGCCGCCTCCACGAACTGTCCGGGCAGGTCCACCGGGTGGATAAGCGCGACGTGCCGCTCGGGAATGTGGGCCCGGGAGATCAGCCCCGCGCCGACCTCCACCGCGTAGGGCCGGTCGCCCCCGACCTCAATCCGTCGCACGCTCGGCCCCGACGAGTTCCGCCTCCACATCGGCCTCGGCCCAGTCCCACAGCCGCTCCACGATCTCGGCGGCGATCTCCTCGGCGGGGCGCCCGTCGCTGTGGACATGGAGGGTGCCCTGACGGTAATGCTCCTCGCGCTCGGTCATCAGCGTGCGGATGCGTGAGAGGGGATCGAGCGTCTGGAGGAGGGGGCGGTCGCTGTGTTTCGTCCGCTGGTAGACCGTCTCGGGGCTCGCCCACAGCACGACGACCGGCCCGCGCTCCAGCAGGGTGCGGCGGTTGGCCTCATGGATGAAGGTGCCGCCCCCCAGGCTCACGACCGCGTGGTCGAGGCGGGTGACGCGGTGGACGACCTCCTGCTCGCAGGCGCGGAAGTAGCCTTCGCCCTCCTGCGCGAAGACCTCGGGGATCGTCTTGCCGACCACGCGGGTGATCAGCTTGTCGGTGTCCACGAAGTGCAGGGCGAGCATCCGCGAGAGTTCCCAGCCCACCCGGCTTTTCCCGGTGCCCATAAAGCCCGCCAGCGCCACCCACGTGACGGGGCGCTCGATCAGGCCGGACCCGTGCATGGGGGACAGTCTAGTGGAAAGCCCGTCCGTGAGCGTGACCGCCACACCCTGCCCGCCCGCCACACCCTCGGGAACGTCCGGTGAGGCGAGGTACGCCGTGAGCCCGGCCTCCACCCGCTCCGCCAGAGGCGACGACACCGGGCTCCTCAGTAGGTCCGCGCGTAGGCCCGCGCCGCCTGCACGCGCTCCTGAAGTTCCGGCAGGGTGTCGCCCCCGAACTTCTCCAGCAGCGCGCCCGCCAGCACCCAGCCGATCACGCACTGGAGGATCACCCCGGCGGCGGGCACGGCGGTCGTGTCGCTGCGTTCGCGCGCCGCGTCCGACGCCTCGTGCGTGACGACATTCACCGTCGGCAGCGGCTTCATCAGCGTGGCGATGGGCTTCATGGCGACCCGGACGATGAGTTCCTCGCCGTTCGTCATGCCCGCCTCCAGACCGCCCGCCGCGTTCGTCTCGCGGGCGTACCCCCCCTCCCCGTAGTACACCGCGTCGTGCACGCCGCTACCGGGCTTGACCGCGTTCTCGAAGGCCCGCCCGATCTCCACGCCCTTCATCGCCTGCACGCTGAGGCATGCCTGCGCGACCTTGCCGTCGAGCTTGCGGTCCCAGTGGACGTAGGACCCCAGGCCCACTGGCAGGCCCCGGAACCGCACCTCCAGGATGCCGCCGAGGGTGTCGCCGTCCTTCTTGGCCTGGTCGATCCGTTCGCGCATCATGACCGCCGCGTCCGCGTCCGGGGTGCGCAGGTCGGATTCCTCGATGGTCTCCAGCGCGTCCCAGGAGAAGGGCTGCCGGGTCTCGATCCCGCCGAGGCTCGCCACATAGTTCGCCCCCTCGACGCCGAGTTCGGAGAGGAGCTTGAGGGCCACCGACCCGACCGCCACGCGCGCCGCCGTCTCGCGCGCCGAGGCCCGTTCCAGCACGTCGCGCAGGTCCTTGTGGCGGTACTTGATGCCGCCCGTGAGGTCGGCGTGGCCGGGGCGGGCGTCGGTGAGGGCCTTTTTGCGGGGCTCTCCGCCGGGCTCGGGGGACATGATCTCGGTCCAGTTGCGGTGGTCGCGGTTCTCGATGGCGAGGGTGACGGGCGCCCCCGTGGTGCGGCCCGCACGCACGCCGCTGAGGATCTGGGCCTCGTCGGTCTCGATCACCATGCGGCGGCCCCGCCCGTAGCCGCCCTGCCGACGGCGCAGCCAGGGGTCGATGTCACCCTTGCCCAGCGGCAGGTGCGAGGGCAGCCCCTCGATGATGGCCGTCAGTTGCGGCCCGTGCGACTCCCCGGCGGTCAGGTACCTCATGCGGGGACTGTAGCGTCGGGGGCGGCAACGGCTGGGGGGGCTGCCCAGACGGCGGCGGGGGAGGGGAGACGGGCGGCCCCCCAGGTGGAGAGCCGCCCGCCTGAGTCTGCCCGAGGTTACTTGACGATGCTGCCGGTGATGACGACGAGGAGCTGCGTGGCCTTTTTCGTCGTGGTCTGCTTGCCGAACAGGCCGCCGATGACGGGCAGGCTCGACAGGAAGGGCGTGCCCCCCTTGCCGCTCGTCTCGGTGTTGCCGAGCAGGCCGCTCAGCAGCACGGTCTGGCCGTTCTTGAAGGTGATGATGGTCTGGGCCTCGCTGTTGGCGAAGTCGAGGACGTTGGGCACGGAGGTCGGCGTGATGGTGGACTTAGGCGTGTTGACCTGTCCGCGCACGCGCAGGGTGATCGTGCCGTCGGGGGCGACCTGCGGGTCGAAGAAGTCGAGGTTGACGCCGTAGTCGATCTGCTTCTGGATGGGGGGCACGTTCGCCGCGCCTGAGGGGATGTTGAGTTCCAGCCGTCCGCCAGACTTGATGGTGGCTGCCGCGCCGTTCGACGAGTTCTGCGTGCTGCCGCTTCCGCCCAGCGACCGCTGCCCGCTCTGCATGGTGATGCTGCCGTCGTAGACCTGCTTGCTCAGGCCCTGGTTCTCCTGGGCCTTGAGGGTCGGGAAGACGTTGAACCCCATCAGGCTCTGGGTGGGATCGAAGGCGGCGCCGAGCCCGCCCCCCCCCAGCGTGACGTTGAAGCCCCCGAAGCCCACCTTCCAGTCCACGCCCAGGCTGCGGCTCGCGTCCTCGGTGACCTCCTGAATTCGCACCTGCACGTTGATCTGCGGCACGACCTGATCGAGCTGCGGGATAAGTTCGGCGATCTGCGCCACCTGCTCCGCAGTGCCACGCACGATGAGGATATTACTGCGTTTGTCGGCAACGAAGACGGGGTTTATGCTATTTGCTGCCGCACTCTTATCTGATGGGCTTTGAGCGGTCGTAGATGCCGTGGGCGTTATCCCTGTAATAGCGCCCGGTTGTCCAGGTAGAGCGTAGGTAGTGCTGTCATACGTCTGACCGAGAGCCGTGTTAATTGCAGAAGAGGTAGTGGCTGTGGTTGCAGCCCTGCCCTCCAGCGTCGCCTTGACCTCCTCGGCGCTCGCGTTCACGAGCTGGAAGACGCGCTGGACCGTCTGCGGCCCGGCCTGGGGGGGCGGCGCCGCGCGGTCCACCTGGGCGAGCAGGGCGAGGGCCGCGTCGAGCTGGCCCGTCTGCCCCGTGATCACGAGTTGCCCGGTCTGCCCGACCGGCGTGACCTTGAGGGCGGGGTACTGCGCGCCGAGGAGCGCGGTGATGTCGGCCTGCTGGCCCTTGACACTGTAGACGCGCTGCACGTCGGGCGTGGGGGCGGCGGGCGCCGGGGCCGGGGCGGTGCGGACCGCCGGGGGCTGCACGGCGACGATCTCGTCCAGCAGCCGCTGAACCTGCGCCACCTCCTGATTCGTGCCCCGGATGATCACGCTGTTGGAGGCGGGCTCCGCGATGATGCGCATGGTGGGCGAGTCGAGCACGACTTCCTCGCGGGTGGTCTCGGTGGTGCTGCTGCTGGCCCCCTGGGCCGAAGCGGCGTTGCCCTGACTGTTGCTCACGGTCTTCAGCGTGCCGAAGGACAGCTTGAGCTGCCGTTCGACCAGCGGGGCACTGAGGGTGCCCGGCAGCTTGACGATTCGCTGAACGGGCTTGGCGCTCACCCGCAAGACGGGCTTGCCGCCGACCCTCAGGGTCTCGTAGCTCAGGCCGTAGAGGTCGAGCACGAGCGGCCAGACCTCGTTGAAGGGCTTTTGCACGAAGGAGTAGGACACCTGCGCGGGGCTGGCGGGGGCGGCGCCCTGGGAGCCGGGCACGTCGCCGCTGCCCTCTCCCCGCAGGACCGCGTTCACGCCGGGTTCGAGGAGGATCTCGTAGCCCGCGCTCATCGCCAGGGCCAGCAGCCGGGAGGTCATGTCGCTGCCGGGACCGGGCAGGGCGAAGGTCACGCTGGCGCCCGAGAGCTGCCGGTCGGCGAGGACGGAGACGGGGGTCGGCGCCGCCGGGGCGGGAGCGGGGGGCGTCTGCGCGGCGGCCATGCCGAGCGCGGCGGTCAGCAGGAGGGCGTATCTCTTCATGGCTCACCTTGGGTCGAGTGCGAGTTGCCGAGTTCGAGGAGCACGGTTTCCGTGCCGAGCACGAGGGTGGCCCCGGTGGCGGTCACGTCCCGGACCACCACGTCCGAGTCGGGCAGGGGTTGCCCCGCCGACACGACCAGGAAGCCGCCTTTCGAGCGCAGGATCGCGGTGTTCACCGGGCCGAGGACCCCGGCGTCGAAAGCGAGTTCACGCCGCCGCACGAGGTCGTCGAGCGGGCTCACGGGAGCGGCCGTGGCCGCCGCGTCCGTGCCGAGCTGCGTGATGGGCTGCGGCAGCTCGGGGGTGGGCAGGGGCGTGGCGGGGGCCGCTCCCGTGCCCGCCGCCGGGGCCGTGCCGCGCGGGGAACGTTGGCCGAGCAGCGCCGTCAGGTCGGGGGACCCGCCGGGCACGCGGACGCCCGCGACGGGGGGCCGAACCGGGGGGACCGGGGCGGTGGGTGCGGTCTCACGGCCCCCACTCGGCGGGGTCAGCGTGACGACGCCCGCAGGAGGGGCCGTGGGCACGGGGAACGCGCCGCCGCTCACCGGGGCGGAGGCCACCGCGACGGGGGTGGCCGCGCGCGGCAGGGGCGGGATGACGACGGGCTCGGCGGCGGGCGCCACATCGTCCTCCCCGGAGGGCACGCTCTCCAGCTCCAGGCGCCCCGGGGCCGCGAGGGTGGAGGGCGCGACCGCCGTCGGGGTCACGGTGACCGGTGAGGCCGTCACCGGGGCCGCCGTCACCGGCGAGGGGGCCGCGCCGCTGGCGCCCGCCGGGTCCTGCACGAGTTCGAGCGGCCGGAAGGGGTTGCCCGTCGGCAGGGCGGCCAGGGGGGTGTCGGGGTTGATGCCGCCGGGGGGGGGCGTGGGCTCGGGCTCCGGGCGGGCGGCCGGGGCGGGGTCGGCCCCGAAGGCCGGGATGGAGGGCACCTCCACCTGCCCGCCCTGCTGCACGCGCAGGCCCGCGTCGGGGGTCGACCCCTGGCCGTCTGCCGTTCCGGGGACCGGGGAGCCGGCCGGGTCGCCGCCGGGCGGGGTCTGGGCGAGGGCCTGCTCCTGCGAGCGGCCGCTCAGCCACAGGTACCCGCCGCCGATCAGGGCGACGAGCAGCAGCAGCACGAGCAGCACCTTCATCTCGCGCGAGAGTTTGAGGTTCGGGGAGGCGAGGGACACGGGGCTCTTCACTGGGTTCCCCCCTGGGCGGGCGGGGCGGCGGGAGCGGCGTCGGGGGCCTGGGGGGCCGCGCCCGCCCCCGCGCCCGCCTGGGTCTGGTCGAAGGTGTACACGGTCAGGCCGAGCGTGCCCTCAAGCTGGGGATCGAGGGCGTCCGCCTGGGGCAGTTGCAGGCCGAGGGCGCCCACGGTCGTGAAGCGGTTTTGCGTCTCCAGCGACCGCAGGGCCCGGAAGACCTCGGCGAAGCGCCCGCGCACGCTCAGGCTCAGGTTGATGGGGCGCACCCCGCCCGGCAGCCCCGCGACGTCGCCGCTCTGCACGGTGAAGGTCGTGAGGTCCGCGCCCGCCGCCGTGACGTTGCGCCGCACCTCGTCGAGCACGGTGCCGAACTGGGCGGTGGCGGGCAGGGCGCGCAGGAACTGGTCTTGTTCCACCTCAAGCCGCGCGACCGTCTGGCGCAGCTCGGGCAGGGCCCGCTGGGCGGCCCGGTACCCCTCAGCCCGGCTGCGGGTGAGCTCCAGGTCGCCGCGCAGCAGCGTGATCTCCTGCTGGCGCGGCCCGAAGCGCAGGAAGTACCACATCATCGCCGCCAGCACGCACGCGGCGAGAACGATCAGGAAGACCCAGCGCGGCGCGAGCTTAACGGACATCGTCGCCTCCAGCCGCGCTCCCGGTGGAGGCCGGGGTGGGGGTGCCCTCCGCCGGGGTCCCGGCCGGGGCGTCCGTCGGGGCCGCCTTCCCGACCAGTCCCACCGAGGCCGCGAAGGTGTAGCGGCCCGTCTCGCCCTCCTGGCCCAGGCTGCGGAAATTGACCGCGAAGTTCGGGTCGTTCTCGTAGACGTTCAAGAAGTTCACCACCGCCTGCTGGCTGCGCGCGGTGCCCGAGAGGTCGATCTCGCGCACCACGTTCTTGCCCAGGTACACGCCCCCCTGTTGCAGGGTGCTCAGCGTGCCCGCGTCGAGGGGCTTGACGTTCATCGAGGTCAGCGCCACCCCGCCGCCCGCCGGAAGCTGCGCGGAGAAGGCCGCCACGTCGTTCGTCCAGTACGTCTTGCCGTCCCGCAGCCTCCCGGCCACCGCCGTGACCTCCTCCAGCGTGCGCTGGGTGGCCGTCAGGCGGTCGTATTCGCTCTTGGTGGCGGCCAGGGCGGCGATCTCCCCGTTCAGGCGGTCCTGCTCGGCGCGCAGGGCCCCGAGCTGACGGCCCACGAGCAGCTCGGGGACGAACAGCGCGAGGATCGTCACGGGCGGCAGAACGAAGGCCGCGTACTTCCAGACGTTCGGCTCGCTGCGTTTGCGCTCCTGTGGGGGAAGGAGGTTGAGTTCAACCACGGCCCGGCACCCCCCTCAGCGCGAGGCCCAGCGGCACGGTGAATTCCGCCGCGTGGGTCTGGAGGTAGCCGCCGTCCACGTTCGCCCCGTCGGTCTGCACCCCGAGCCACGG contains:
- the aroC gene encoding chorismate synthase, encoding MRYLTAGESHGPQLTAIIEGLPSHLPLGKGDIDPWLRRRQGGYGRGRRMVIETDEAQILSGVRAGRTTGAPVTLAIENRDHRNWTEIMSPEPGGEPRKKALTDARPGHADLTGGIKYRHKDLRDVLERASARETAARVAVGSVALKLLSELGVEGANYVASLGGIETRQPFSWDALETIEESDLRTPDADAAVMMRERIDQAKKDGDTLGGILEVRFRGLPVGLGSYVHWDRKLDGKVAQACLSVQAMKGVEIGRAFENAVKPGSGVHDAVYYGEGGYARETNAAGGLEAGMTNGEELIVRVAMKPIATLMKPLPTVNVVTHEASDAARERSDTTAVPAAGVILQCVIGWVLAGALLEKFGGDTLPELQERVQAARAYARTY
- a CDS encoding type 4a pilus biogenesis protein PilO, which produces MSVKLAPRWVFLIVLAACVLAAMMWYFLRFGPRQQEITLLRGDLELTRSRAEGYRAAQRALPELRQTVARLEVEQDQFLRALPATAQFGTVLDEVRRNVTAAGADLTTFTVQSGDVAGLPGGVRPINLSLSVRGRFAEVFRALRSLETQNRFTTVGALGLQLPQADALDPQLEGTLGLTVYTFDQTQAGAGAGAAPQAPDAAPAAPPAQGGTQ
- a CDS encoding fimbrial assembly protein, translated to MVELNLLPPQERKRSEPNVWKYAAFVLPPVTILALFVPELLVGRQLGALRAEQDRLNGEIAALAATKSEYDRLTATQRTLEEVTAVAGRLRDGKTYWTNDVAAFSAQLPAGGGVALTSMNVKPLDAGTLSTLQQGGVYLGKNVVREIDLSGTARSQQAVVNFLNVYENDPNFAVNFRSLGQEGETGRYTFAASVGLVGKAAPTDAPAGTPAEGTPTPASTGSAAGGDDVR
- a CDS encoding type II secretion system protein GspD codes for the protein MKRYALLLTAALGMAAAQTPPAPAPAAPTPVSVLADRQLSGASVTFALPGPGSDMTSRLLALAMSAGYEILLEPGVNAVLRGEGSGDVPGSQGAAPASPAQVSYSFVQKPFNEVWPLVLDLYGLSYETLRVGGKPVLRVSAKPVQRIVKLPGTLSAPLVERQLKLSFGTLKTVSNSQGNAASAQGASSSTTETTREEVVLDSPTMRIIAEPASNSVIIRGTNQEVAQVQRLLDEIVAVQPPAVRTAPAPAPAAPTPDVQRVYSVKGQQADITALLGAQYPALKVTPVGQTGQLVITGQTGQLDAALALLAQVDRAAPPPQAGPQTVQRVFQLVNASAEEVKATLEGRAATTATTSSAINTALGQTYDSTTYALPGQPGAITGITPTASTTAQSPSDKSAAANSINPVFVADKRSNILIVRGTAEQVAQIAELIPQLDQVVPQINVQVRIQEVTEDASRSLGVDWKVGFGGFNVTLGGGGLGAAFDPTQSLMGFNVFPTLKAQENQGLSKQVYDGSITMQSGQRSLGGSGSTQNSSNGAAATIKSGGRLELNIPSGAANVPPIQKQIDYGVNLDFFDPQVAPDGTITLRVRGQVNTPKSTITPTSVPNVLDFANSEAQTIITFKNGQTVLLSGLLGNTETSGKGGTPFLSSLPVIGGLFGKQTTTKKATQLLVVITGSIVK
- a CDS encoding shikimate kinase; the encoded protein is MSSPLAERVEAGLTAYLASPDVPEGVAGGQGVAVTLTDGLSTRLSPMHGSGLIERPVTWVALAGFMGTGKSRVGWELSRMLALHFVDTDKLITRVVGKTIPEVFAQEGEGYFRACEQEVVHRVTRLDHAVVSLGGGTFIHEANRRTLLERGPVVVLWASPETVYQRTKHSDRPLLQTLDPLSRIRTLMTEREEHYRQGTLHVHSDGRPAEEIAAEIVERLWDWAEADVEAELVGAERATD